In a genomic window of Brettanomyces nanus chromosome 1, complete sequence:
- a CDS encoding uncharacterized protein (BUSCO:EOG09341129), protein MVRMTTYEKLVEGATKIKLAPPKPKYIEPILMATANGDDAESFRTVMRTLTRRLQDSAWTIVYKSLITLHIMIREGDENVTIRYLARHPGMLELKITNGSGHYIANGGELHMLLTYANYFAVRGREFGATTHDFIRETKRPAGSWSSQVANSSLRKLSVEKGLLREIESVQRQIEALIRCRFRESEVNNDLVVLGFRMLTTDLLSLYQTLNEGVLNILEHFFELSKVDAERAFEIYTSFTKETTQVIEFLRVAKHLEHITKLHVPTIKHAQTSLTESLSDYINDPYFEVNRRQYLAEQDVKNGKGDGKGKENEKAKENEKKESKAVAQSSQQSVPSVQGSLELQTTGFNPFSNYIRFQPSNLAPVPEFPQQTVGQQIPPPVQFVQQPTVQPISLVSAATIGEFPQQQMQSALQQTPQTVPGVAMSSVVPQPIQRAQTTGNSVRGNLRRQSTNPFIMDSQKNSNVSVDSHNPFANTRFSSNSGITAMSFPQDRSTQRPAISRMESNPFTSAGPAPTPYVEPMPQGLKPQATAGGLENLPTIPIFPETRRESADQQRQMDAARQLHQQKMQQMQQAQAQMQAQAQAQAQAQAQAQAQAQAQAQAQAQAQFQAQFQSQFQPQMQMQPQMQIQTPQNYNPFLQTSNGEQNATSNGQPFSSVYNGPNLLG, encoded by the exons ATGGTAA GAATGACCACTTACGAAAAATTGGTGGAGGGTGCCACCAAGATTAAACTGGCTCCTCCTAAACCCAAATATATAGAGCCCATTCTTATGGCTACAGCCAATGGAGACGATGCTGAATCATTCAGAACTGTAATGAGGACGCTCACGCGGAGGCTTCAGGATTCGGCGTGGACAATTGTCTATAAGTCATTGATTACCCTACACATTATGATTCGGGAAGGTGATGAAAATGTGACCATTAGATATCTTGCTCGGCATCCCGGTATGCTTGAGTTGAAGATTACCAATGGAAGCGGTCATTACATAGCGAACGGAGGAGAGTTGCACATGCTACTGACGTATGCCAACTATTTTGCCGTCAGGGGTCGGGAATTTGGTGCTACAACGCACGATTTTATTAGAGAGACGAAACGTCCAGCTGGCTCCTGGAGTTCTCAAGTCGCAAACTCTAGCTTGAGGAAGCTCTCTGTGGAGAAAGGCTTGTTACGGGAAATTGAAAGTGTTCAGAGGCAAATTGAGGCACTCATTCGTTGTCGGTTCAGAGAATCCGAGGTCAATAATGACTTGGTTGTCTTGGGATTTCGAATGCTCACCACAGATCTACTGTCTCTCTACCAGACGTTAAACGAGGGTGTGTTGAATATCTTGGAGCACTTTTTCGAATTGAGTAAGGTTGATGCGGAAAGAGCGTTTGAGATCTATACCAGTTTTACCAAGGAGACGACGCAGGTCATCGAATTTTTGCGCGTTGCCAAGCATCTGGAACATATTACAAAGCTGCATGTCCCCACGATCAAACATGCACAGACGAGTTTAACTGAATCTTTAAGCGATTATATCAATGACCCTTACTTTGAAGTGAATCGGAGGCAGTATCTGGCTGAACAAGACGTGAAAAACGGCAAAGGAGACGGaaagggaaaagagaacgagaaggcaaaagagaacgagaagaaggaaagcAAGGCAGTGGCCCAGAGTTCGCAGCAGAGTGTACCTTCTGTTCAAGGGAGCCTTGAGTTGCAAACGACTGGGTTTAACCCCTTCTCTAACTACATTCGGTTTCAGCCTTCTAATCTTGCTCCTGTTCCAGAGTTTCCTCAGCAGACAGTTGGACAACAGATTCCACCACCAGTCCAATTTGTTCAGCAACCGACTGTTCAGCCGATTTCATTGGTTTCGGCAGCTACTATAGGAGAATTCCCGCAACAACAAATGCAGAGTGCTTTGCAGCAGACTCCACAAACAGTTCCCGGGGTTGCAATGAGTTCTGTGGTTCCACAGCCCATCCAGCGTGCCCAAACGACGGGCAATTCAGTTCGTGGAAACCTTCGTAGGCAGTCGACGAATCCATTTATTATGGATTCACAAAAGAACTCGAACGTCTCTGTCGATAGTCATAATCCTTTTGCAAATACTCGGTTCTCGTCGAATTCAGGTATCACAGCTATGAGCTTTCCCCAAGACAGGTCTACTCAACGACCAGCGATATCGCGCATGGAATCAAATCCATTTACCTCGGCTGGACCTGCACCTACGCCCTACGTTGAACCAATGCCTCAGGGGTTGAAGCCTCAAGCTACTGCTGGAGGATTAGAAAATCTTCCTACTATTCCAATTTTCCCTGAGACTAGACGGGAAAGTGCGGATCAGCAGAGGCAGATGGATGCTGCCCGACAGTTACATcagcagaagatgcagcagaTGCAGCAGGCGCAAGCACAGATGCAGGCTCAGGCTCAGGCTCAGGCCCAGGCTCAGGCCCAGGCTCAGGCTCAGGCTCAGGCTCAGGCTCAGGCTCAGGCTCAGGCTCAGTTTCAAGCTCAGTTTCAATCTCAATTTCAACCGCAGATGCAAATGCAACCCCAAATGCAGATTCAGACTCCCCAAAACTACAATCCATTCCTGCAAACATCAAATGGGGAACAGAACGCTACATCAAATGGACAGCCATTCTCATCAGTCTACAATGGTCCAAACTTATTAGGCTGA
- a CDS encoding uncharacterized protein (CAZy:GH76), whose translation MTGYQLREQDRWLPIANVARLMKNTLPATAKVSKGAKECMQECVSEFISFITSEASDKCLLEKRKTINGEDILYSMNILGFENYSEVLKIYLAKYRQQQALKQERGEPRKKKSKSKKKTDEGGGVKEEVDEIQSDNETHDTAESDDVKHGESEKEEEQEDVAKDGTTTSIDAIDTTRTDGQQDSPAPPESKNRYVDQLYEQSYGDGQYAHNPNYHNASYGGGVDMARVSLDPTRVSHLETKDEASDDSAAPRAAVTESSSSSSTPTGNNGMDNIAGYVDSNNESEQQPLVAASKMKTTTTATSADAELSLNLNDNVATAVSETEELAGLTNGHHGENVLYSYASIKAACELLSTGLMDYYWGSQYGGDIGMFTHPYYWWEAGGAFGSMIDYSVFFENDTWVTTIIDGMIYQTGTDDNYMPLNQTTTEGNDDQVFWGISAMEAAERNFTNPSGNKPQWLYLAQGVFNTMAWRWDTSSCGGGLRWQIFEWNSGYDYKNTVSNAGLFHMAARLARYTDNSSYSDWAEKVYDWLLDVDFISENDASGYYLAYDGASTDENCTNVKSYQWSYNAGLMVAGCAYMYNYTENGTWLQRAEGFVTGATVFFNSSTDIMYEAACQGAGSCNNDQRSFKAYLARFLSVTSILVPSTYDDISSLLTTSAKAAALSCSGGTDGHTCGMNWFEDGWDGMYGLGEQMAALETIQSLVAKDRPAPYTSKNGGSSTGAGDAGMGSTEVLDKPLNLKTADTVGAAIITVVLGLSVIALGYYVIVK comes from the exons ATGACTGGATATCAACTCAGGGAGCAGGATAGATGGCTACCGATAGCCAACGTGGCTCGATTAATGAAGAACACTTTACCTGCTACAGCCAAAGTTTCTAAAGGTGCAAAGGAGTGTATGCAGGAGTGCGTCAGCGAGTTTATTTCCTTTATAACAAGTGAGGCCAGCGACAAGTGTCTCTTGgagaaaaggaagacaATCAATGGTGAGGATATTCTTTATTCTATGAACATATTGGGATTTGAGAATTATAGTGAAGTATTGAAGATCTACTTGGCTAAATACAGGCAACAACAGGCGTTAAAGCAAGAGCGTGGAGAGCcacgaaagaagaagagcaagtcaaagaagaagacagatGAGGGTGGTGGAgtgaaggaggaagttgatgagattCAGAGTGATAATGAGACCCACGATACAGCAGAGAGTGATGACGTTAAACATGGCGAGagtgaaaaggaagaggagCAGGAAGATGTTGCGAAAGACGGTACTACTACATCTATAGATGCTATTGACACGACTCGGACTGATGGTCAGCAGGACTCGCCAGCTCCTCCTGAGTCAAAAAATAGATATGTGGACCAGCTATATGAGCAAAGTTATGGAGATGGACAGTATGCACATAACCCAAACTATCATAACGCAAGCTACGGTGGCGGAGTCGATATGGCCCGAGTTTCACTGGATCCAACGCGGGTGTCACACTTAGAGACGAAGGATGAAGCCTCTGATGATTCAGCGGCACCTCGTGCAGCAGTTACTGAATCATCGAGTAGTTCCTCTACCCCGACTGGAAATAATGGAATGGATAATATAGCAGGTTACGTGGATAGCAACAATGAAAGTGAGCAACAGCCCTTGGTAGCAGCATCCAAGATGAAGACTACAACTACGGCGACGTCAGCGGACGCAGAATTGTCACTAAACTTGAACGATAATGTAGCTACGGCGGTTAGCGAGACAGAAGAATTGGCAGGTCTGACGAACGGACACCACGGGGAAAATGTGTTGTATAG CTATGCTTCTATCAAAGCTGCCTGTGAATTGTTATCCACTGGTTTGATGGATTATTACTGGGGAAGTCAATATGGAGGAGATATTGGTATGTTCACACATCCATATTATTGGTGGGAAGCCGGTGGAGCTTTTGGTTCAATGATCGACTACTCGGttttttttgaaaatgatacTTGGGTTACAACAATAATCGATGGCATGATATACCAAACCGGTACAGACGACAACTATATGCCTCTAAATCAGACGACTACAGAGGGTAACGATGATCAGGTGTTCTGGGGTATTTCTGCAATGGAGGCTGCTGAAAGAAACTTTACTAATCCTTCCGGTAACAAGCCGCAATGGTTATATCTCGCACAGGGAGTGTTCAACACTATGGCATGGCGTTGGGATACGAGCTCCTGTGGAGGAGGGCTTCGATGGCAGATTTTCGAGTGGAATTCTGGTTATGACTACAAAAATACGGTTAGTAATGCTGGATTATTCCATATGGCTGCGCGTCTTGCACGGTATACGGACAACTCGTCTTATTCTGATTGGGCAGAAAAAGTCTACGATTGGTTGTTGGATGTCGACTTTATTAGCGAGAACGATGCCAGTGGCTACTACCTTGCCTACGATGGTGCATCGACGGATGAGAATTGTACAAATGTGAAGTCATACCAGTGGAGTTATAACGCGGGTCTTATGGTGGCTGGTTGTGCCTATATGTACAACTATACGGAAAATGGCACGTGGTTGCAGCGTGCAGAAGGCTTTGTTACTGGTGCCACTGtgttcttcaattcttctaccGATATTATGTACGAAGCTGCCTGTCAGGGGGCGGGCTCGTGCAATAATGATCAGAGATCTTTCAAGGCATATCTAGCCCGTTTCTTGTCTGTGACAAGTATTTTAGTGCCAAGCACTTACGATGATATTAGCTCTTTGCTTACTACTTCAGCAAAGGCAGCGGCCCTTTCATGTTCCGGTGGTACCGATGGTCATACTTGCGGTATGAACTGGTTTGAGGATGGATGGGATGGAATGTATGGTCTTGGAGAGCAGATGGCCGCTCTTGAGACTATTCAGAGTCTTGTGGCTAAGGACAGACCTGCTCCTTACACTTCAAAGAATGGAGGATCATCGACGGGAGCAGGAGATGCAGGTATGGGAAGTACAGAAGTTCTTGACAAACCGTTGAACTTGAAAACAGCAGATACAGTAGGAGCAGCTATCATTACTGTCGTTCTTGGGTTATCGGTGATAGCATTAGGGTACTATGTTATAGTAAAATAA
- a CDS encoding uncharacterized protein (BUSCO:EOG09341NFB~MEROPS:MER0013463) gives MLKSLALLRISSRRYATLRAGQPLHETRPHLIKAGDITPGISAKEYFNRRLRVAEHMEPQSIAVIAGQPTKFATESVFYYFQQNNDLFYLTGWNEPNSVCILEKPSADPSSLVFHMIVQPSDPAKELWEGDRTGVQGAMDIFNADITESIAKLSPHLEGLLNHYKTVYYDFDETQKSSSFSKIIGKKDQAGRNALGSILRERRISLLSLKSITAPMRAIKSNAELKMMRLAGKISGRAYNQAYARHFKSEKGLQAFLEYRFVSGGCDRNSYIPVVAGGENALCIHYTRNDNLLKGNEFVLVDAAGSLGGYCADISRTWPVDGKFSPEQADLYEALLNVQRKCIAECTEDANVSVNDLHYKSVTWLTQELRNIGFNELTEWEVMKYLYPHYLGHNLGLDVHDVPTYSRTAKFRKGQVITMEPGVYVPNDTKWPKAFRGMGIRIEDDIAIGKDTNVIFTVEAAKEIADIESIAKSGVTTKLEDEVIDVYSL, from the coding sequence ATGCTTAAGTCCCTTGCGTTACTCCGAATTTCTTCCAGACGTTATGCTACATTGAGGGCTGGCCAGCCTCTTCATGAGACCAGACCCCATCTGATCAAGGCTGGTGATATCACGCCAGGAATCTCTGCCAAGGAGTATTTCAATAGGAGATTGAGAGTTGCCGAGCACATGGAACCACAGTCAATTGCTGTTATTGCTGGTCAGCCCACAAAATTTGCCACAGAATCCGTCTTTTATTATTTCCAGCAAAACaatgatcttttctatctcaCCGGATGGAATGAACCCAATTCTGTTTGCATATTGGAAAAACCATCAGCAGATCCTTCGTCATTGGTTTTCCACATGATTGTTCAGCCAAGTGATCCTGCAAAAGAACTTTGGGAGGGCGATAGGACAGGCGTTCAAGGAGCTATGGACATATTTAATGCAGATATCACAGAGTCTATAGCCAAACTGAGCCCTCATTTGGAGGGATTGCTTAACCATTACAAAACTGTCTACTATGATTTTGACGAGACCCaaaaatcttcatctttttcgAAAATAATCGGCAAGAAGGATCAAGCTGGAAGAAATGCACTAGGGAGCATCCTAAGAGAGCGTAGAATTAGTTTGTTGTCTCTAAAATCTATCACTGCTCCTATGCGTGCCATAAAATCCAATGCAGAGCTCAAAATGATGCGATTAGCCGGTAAGATCTCTGGAAGAGCTTACAATCAAGCTTATGCTCGTCACTTCAAGAGTGAAAAGGGCCTCCAAGCCTTCTTGGAGTACAGATTTGTATCTGGAGGCTGTGACAGAAACTCTTATATTCCGGTTGTTGCCGGAGGTGAAAACGCGCTATGCATTCATTACACGAGAAATGACAACCTACTAAAGGGGAACGAGTTTGTACTTGTTGATGCTGCAGGATCCCTAGGTGGCTATTGCGCAGATATCTCGAGGACTTGGCCTGTTGATGGTAAGTTTTCCCCAGAACAGGCTGATTTATACGAGGCACTTTTGAATGTGCAAAGAAAATGCATTGCGGAATGTACAGAAGATGCCAACGTATCTGTTAACGACCTACATTACAAAAGTGTCACGTGGCTTACACAGGAGCTTCGGAACATTGGCTTCAACGAATTAACCGAGTGGGAAGTGATGAAGTACTTGTATCCCCATTACCTTGGTCATAATTTGGGATTGGATGTTCACGATGTTCCAACGTACTCCAGAACTGCCAAGTTCCGTAAGGGTCAGGTCATCACCATGGAACCAGGTGTGTATGTGCCGAACGACACTAAATGGCCAAAGGCTTTTCGTGGTATGGGTATTAGAATTGAGGACGATATCGCTATTGGTAAGGATACCAATGTGATTTTTACCGTAGAGGCAGCAAAGGAGATTGCCGATATTGAATCCATTGCCAAAAGTGGTGTCACTACAAAGCTCGAAGACGAGGTGATCGATGTTTACTCATTATGA
- a CDS encoding uncharacterized protein (EggNog:ENOG41) produces the protein MPSLQGFVRRFHSYIPHKVGHRVRNRLNAAVKLSRVPRDVESENERQERRIQEKNARPVTNASAQSLVEKLLGKQLEENTVIGPRTSFTEEELNTIFKQRNLRLKYKVLGTTGNQLKDSLIVDRDVIKYLERDEVTKAVWLARLARYQGIFAYGTILKYLLIHEKFNAALSLFNDIKKRGQRPNGRVLNILFNGFANYGEGDMETVKISGSKVDSLYSIFLRALETSPADVSIVHVNTLLKVFRRAKKPDLAIKLYDNILASKRRELRPDVRTYTEMFSSLRSYTPDFKTAVQKAEELFARLQKDPLVKIDSQLIRSYSSVFVFANDPRLNARAITILREWYRLCTKEDIKKTVNWSKFNKNMLHDGPRKISVDVDVDQEVLLPLSDVNLKKTKRFEPDESIVRRYSKMCKLFGIKDEYKPRYVEVE, from the coding sequence ATGCCATCACTTCAGGGGTTTGTAAGACGATTTCACTCCTACATACCGCACAAGGTCGGTCACAGGGTGAGAAATAGATTGAATGCCGCAGTGAAGCTAAGTCGAGTGCCAAGAGACGTGGAGTCAGAGAACGAGCGTCAAGAGAGACGAATTCAGGAGAAGAACGCGAGACCTGTGACTAATGCCTCTGCGCAATCTCTTGTTGAGAAACTATTGGGTAAGCAACTGGAAGAGAATACAGTTATAGGCCCCCGTACATCGTTTACGGAAGAGGAATTGAACACTATCTTCAAGCAAAGAAACCTCAGATTGAAGTATAAGGTTCTAGGAACGACGGGTAATCAGCTTAAAGATTCACTTATCGTTGATAGAGACGTCATCAAATACTTGGAGAGAGATGAGGTGACCAAAGCCGTTTGGTTGGCACGGTTGGCTCGTTATCAGGGAATCTTTGCCTATGGCACTATACTGAAGTACCTACTGATCCATGAAAAGTTTAATGCGGCGCTGTCACTATTcaatgatatcaagaaaCGTGGCCAAAGGCCGAACGGCAGAGTGCTTAACATTCTATTTAATGGCTTTGCCAACTACGGCGAAGGTGATATGGAGACCGTTAAAATTTCCGGGAGTAAAGTGGACTCGCTTTACTCTATCTTCCTAAGAGCTTTAGAGACATCTCCAGCAGATGTTTCCATCGTCCATGTGAATACCCTCTTGAAGGTATTTCGCAGGGCCAAGAAACCCGATTTGGCAATAAAGTTGTATGACAATATCTTGGCATCGAAAAGAAGGGAATTGAGACCGGATGTTCGTACTTATACTGAGATGTTCTCGAGCCTGAGATCGTATACACCAGATTTCAAAACTGCTGTCCAGAAAGCAGAGGAATTGTTTGCAAGATTACAAAAAGATCCCTTAGTAAAAATAGACTCGCAGTTAATCCGATCATACTCTTCTGTATTTGTCTTCGCCAATGATCCACGATTGAATGCTCGAGCAATAACTATTTTGAGAGAATGGTACAGACTCTGTACCAAAGAGGATATCAAAAAGACAGTCAATTGGTCTAAATTCAACAAGAATATGTTGCATGATGGACCTAGAAAGATTTCTGTGgatgttgatgttgatcaggaggttcttcttcctctttcaGATGTCAatctgaagaagacaaaACGGTTCGAACCTGATGAGTCCATAGTTAGAAGATACTCAAAGATGTGCAAGCTATTTGGTATCAAGGATGAGTACAAACCAAGATACGTGGAAGTAGAATAA